The Deltaproteobacteria bacterium DNA segment AGGAGGTTACCGATTGCCCTCTTTCCCTTGATACAACCAATGCCGATGCATTGATTGCAGGCATGAAGGCAGCCAGGAACCCCAGGAATCACGTGATGAACTCTATTTCGCTCCAACCTGAGCGAATGAAAAAACTGATACCTATAGCTGCTGAGACAGGCTGCAACGTGGTAGGGCTGCTCTGGGGTGTGGACGGTATGCCAAGGGATTCCAACGAGAGGGCAGCCATGGCTGTAGACCTCTCCATGGCCATGAACGAGGCCGGGATCCCAAACGAGAAAATTCTGGTGGATCCTATCGTTACCCCGATAACCCTGGGATCAGACCAGGTAATGAGCGGGCTGGAGTTTATAGGTATGTTGCCTGATATTGCTCCGGGGGCAAGGTCTATAGTAGGCCTGTCAAATGTCTCAAACGGTGTTTCTGCTGAGAAACGGCCGTATCTCAACCGTGCTCTTCTGGCCATGTACATGAAACATGGATTATGGTCTGCCATTGTCGATACATACGATCAGGAGTTAATTAAACTGGCCCATGGGCAAATGCCTGAGTTGTTGAAGATGGTCCATAATATGATGGATGGAACCGAACCTGATCCCGGCACACTTTCCCCAAAGGAGATGGAATACTATAAGACGACCAAGGTCCTGATGGGGAAGACCATATTTTCTGAGTCCTGGCTGGAGCTATAATAAAAGTATAACCGCTTCAAGGCAGGATATAACAAGGGAAAGCAAGATGTCCTTCCCCTGTAAATATTCTTATGAACCCGTTATATTCTGCCTTGGAGCGGTTACCTTTTTCCGGGTTTCAAAGCTCACTCATTGCAAACCGGAGAGGCAGTGCAATCCGGCCCGCGGTTGAAACCCTGCAAAAGGCAAACCGCTCCTGCGGCAGGGCGCGGATGGCAACCGTTCACAGGAGGGGATATTTCTTTGAACAGTTTAACGGAAGCCCCCGCAGTTTTCTCGGCTTTTGCTGTGGGGGAAACTGCATCGCCTGAGCGCAGCGTAAGGCAGGGGGCACAGGACATCCCCCATGTCAAAGGCCTTAAGAAAACAAGGGAAAGAAATATCCCCTGTCCGTGAACGGTTTGCGGAATGGACTACGGGTTCATAAGAATATTTACCTTCCCCCTTTTTTTGCTATTTGTAGTATTCTCTTGGCGTGTTATTAACTATGTATTTGACTGCCTCATATATACAGTTCCTGATAGCTTTTTCCATAGGGGTTTTGGCATAGGCACCCAGGCCTCCGCCAAGAGGCGTAGTCCCTATGACACCGCCAAGGAGCCCGCCAGCGGATATGGCGCGGCTGCTACCTTCGACCCTGGTTGCTGCAAGTACCTCCGTGGTTTCTACATCTACAATCCTTATGTCCATTGCCATGGAGGTCTTACTCATGGCACCGGTAACACCGCCGAGGACTCCGCCGAAAAGGCCGCCGACTCCTCCCTTAACCCCGGAAGTGCCGGGCTCCCAGCCTGTAACCGAACCCACCACCATTATGTCAGCCTCCTTGACTTTCCCTTTACGTGTCGTTTTTTCCTTGGTAAAGCCTTGTTCGCGCAATCGCATCTCATCCGCCATGGCCCCGAAATCCTGCCGTTCCAGTACTCTGAAGCACCCGGTCTGCATAAGGCTCGTCACCATCATGTCGCGGAGACCTGTCATTATCCCTGCCTCGCGATCGATAGTTACCGTATTACCAAGACCGCGGATTGTAGTAGTTCTTCCCCCGCCAACACGCCAATCAAAGCGGGCCACAGCTATCTGCGCCTTTCCAGGACAGGAGAAAGACTGTTGAGCCATGGTGGTGTCTGTTGTGGCCTTGGGCTGGACCATGGACTCACATCCGCCGAGCGTTAAAATGCCACCAGTGATCATCACGGTTGCTATAAGACAAAAAAGGTGTTTATTCATAATAATATCTCTCCTTTAAGGGCTTCATCAATCGTCA contains these protein-coding regions:
- a CDS encoding dihydropteroate synthase; protein product: MYVQCIAESINIMGIRIGKAMKERDPGPIQLMANEEVADGADFLDLNIGPARKDGPELLPWIVGVVEEVTDCPLSLDTTNADALIAGMKAARNPRNHVMNSISLQPERMKKLIPIAAETGCNVVGLLWGVDGMPRDSNERAAMAVDLSMAMNEAGIPNEKILVDPIVTPITLGSDQVMSGLEFIGMLPDIAPGARSIVGLSNVSNGVSAEKRPYLNRALLAMYMKHGLWSAIVDTYDQELIKLAHGQMPELLKMVHNMMDGTEPDPGTLSPKEMEYYKTTKVLMGKTIFSESWLEL